The nucleotide window TTATCTAATCTATGACAACATGGGAGTAGATTTAGTTTAAGAGTATGCTTGGAGGACAAGATTTTCTGCATAGTTAATTCTTGTTAAAATTGATACATTATGCTTGATCTAAGTCATTTGGTTTTAGTCTGCAAAATTTATCTAATCTATAACAACATGGGAGTAGATTTAGTTTTAGAGTATGCTTGGAGGACAAGATTTTCTGCATAGTTAATTCTTGTTAAAATTGATACATTATGCTTGATCTAAGCCTGGGAAAGGTTAAGTGGAGTGCCCTTTACTTTTGGTTATGAGGGAATAGGGATGCTGGATATGGGTAATAAATATCTCTTGTATCTGTAATGTTGAGGTATAATGCCATATAGTCTAAGCATAGAACATGCAATGTGAGAGTAGAGACTGATTTGAGCTTAAGCTGTGTCCTTTTCTTTCTAGGTTACATCTTTCTCCTCTTCCCTGCGTGACACTTTAAAAGTGCTTGTGTGTGGGTGAATCACTGTGTATAGTTCCTAtggtatatgtatatgtattgtTTCTGTAGTTAGAAATCATAACtaacagaaagaaaagaagaatactAGGAGAAAAAACTTTCTTGATATGTTGCTTTTGGTCATCATGCAGTGCTTCTCTTTTTGGCAGATAATCCGGACCTACTGGTTCTTTGCCCAGAACCGCTGCAGTGTTATAACCAATTTATTTTCCTTAGaataatacaataaatacaATATGAACAGTAGTCAGTGCTCTTGTGAGTGTTTTTACCGGCTTTACTGATCTCCATTCTCCTTCCAACATAGAAGCATGACTATGCATCGTCGAATTATGTAAAGCTTTGCTCTCTTCTCCTTCAAAATTCTACTCTTTGGTGGCTGAAATTTGACTTGCTTTTCTGTGGGTGTGGATTTGTCCATGATCTGGTTTCTCTTTACAAACTATCCCTGTTAGAATTCTTCTCCTGCGTCAAGAGTTTAAGGAATTTCTCTGGGTAGAAGTGTGTCTGTTTGTAGGAGTTACTGAAATTATGCTTGAGTTGAGTTTGAAGTCAATAATAGTGGTGAAAGTAAAGGCAAATAGTTATTAGTAATTGGAGTTAGCTTTCTGCGGTCAAACATAGAGCTGATTTTGCTGCTTTAAGTCGTGGTCTTGGGCTTCTCTGGTCTAACGTCCGGAATCCCGGGACTGCTGTCTTCTCTGCTCTGCCTCTCCATTTACTGCCAAAAGACAAAGAAACTGCCTTGCCTCTTATTTTTATCGGATGACTTTAAATGCTTAAGATTGACTGACTGGGTCTCTCTTCATCATCATATTGTCTAACTGAAAGAGAAATACTATACAAGTAATGTGTGGACCTTTGCACTCGGTGAGATTCTTGCCTCTCAAAATGGTCATAGATCCTAGATACAAGACATTTAATCTTCAATAAAGTAGATGGATAGTTTGCACAATGCCATGGTGGTGATCCAAAAGTATttcatatttatgattttaagagattaaatgtttttttactaGAAAAAGTATCTCCAGCATTTCTTTAGGGACTATTTGATTTTAGTGATTagtgattttattttaggaaCTTATTTAAGTATTTATCTTAATATTTATTACAAGTTAGAATAGAAAATCAATACTTtctcaaatatcaaatataagataaaaaattatttcacgcTAACTAAGAAAGATAGATAACTATATTTAATTGTatcaatctcaatttaaaattaacttttttcaaCTTATCTTTAATTGAaacttgatataaaaaaaaataaaagagttattagaactaaaatttcaattaaatgaagtgtttttttttaaatagtattaaataaggcaaaattaattaatttttttatattatataaaaaaatgtgcttATTATTTCCTATATTTGAGGCCGTGGTAGTAATTAATAATGAACTTCTAGATACGTTTTATTTTTACCTTGTCATCCTCCGGCTTTCTCTCTTCTGCTTTCTCATGTATGCACATAAGACCAATTTGTGCAACCGATAAAGTGAAAAGTAAATAAGAAGTAACAGATCAActgaacatataaaaaaaatccggTCAATTGCACTCTTTTCCGCTGCAATTCATTCTGCCGATGCATTTTTATATTGTCTCTGATTAGCAAATTACATACACTTAATAGTTTTTTAGGTTATGCATCCGTCAAATTAGAAGTTAGCCCTTAAAATTAATGCGAAAACCATCGCATGAAATAGATATGCGAAAACCAAACAATTTGAACAGTTTTTTCCTATCGTACGTGAGCATTTTAATTCATCACACATGTGCATTGTATATTTAAAGTTCGTCCAAAATATTGACCAACACGAGTAGTACTTTGATGTTCTTCGCTGTTAGGATGCATCTGATTAAAAAATGGATCTGGATTACTATTGATGAATGGAGGTTGAAGACAGTCAAGCTCAAACCAAAGTCCATATTCCATTTCCATACCATAGGATAGCGTGTTTGGAATCTCATTTGTAAGTTGTAACGTACGTGCATCTCATATTTTTCAGGTTAATGCAAAGAAAGACGTAGAAACTATTAAGAATAGTTTtgttattgatatatatatatatatatatatatatatatatatatatatatatatatatatatatatatatatataacatgtttggATCGCCATTGGTAAAAGAAAAAGTATGGTATCTAACGTCAAAAATTGAAGCAAAGAAAAGTAACTTGTACATCAAATGAAAAAAGTGACCTGATTTTAGGGCTTCACAACACAGATCCAAACAGGCTAGTAGTTTTTCTACATCCTAAACGTGTTACCAGACACGTATCAGATAAGCCACTATTCTATGATGACAATTTTATTGTGTGACAGTGCTTGTAATATTGGTTGCAGCACAGAATTGCTAAGAAGCAATGTTTCAGCCTCACAGAGTGCATATGTATTGAATTATGTCAGagtgttattgtttattttaatgaacaatgatttttttttttctcgattCCTTATTTTACCCTCTCATCTgcgaaaaagagaaaatatagcGTCaggattatgtaaaaaaaatatttttttctttttattgtctTCCATGTAATTCTTGTTTTTGCTCCTTTTGTGAACACAAGGATAAATTAGTCAATGTAATATACTATATTAATGCTTGTTTGATGCCTAATTTTTTTTCAGAGtcaatgttaattgttagttttttttagaatGTTAGTTGTTTGGtgcttaaattaaatataaattagaactTGAACTtgaaaattaattctaatttttatgttaagtttcttcataaaaaaaatagtattgctATTCTATGAAATGATTGAGTAAATCTTCAttttaatccttgaaaattgagattatatatgtaagcttttgttttttttatcaataaaactaGGCACTTCGACCTTGGTAGCTTTTCTGAAAGTGGTATTAGACCTTTACGTAGCTTTCATGTGTAATTCCTCTATGAAACTATGTAATATGATCCAATAGATTGCAACGTAATATGGTCCAAAATCGGATTATAATATGTTCTTAGATGTAATATAACTATGTaagaatatgataaaaaaattgaatcatcAAATCTAATCTAAACTACATTCTATCATTTGGATTACATTGACTATATTTCTATGAAAATAATTGACTATATTTCTATGAAAATAATTCAAATCGAATCAAACCCCATATTATGTTAATCTTTGGATTGAACGACTTTTTTTGACTCAAAATTCATTTGTTAACACCACAAGCAAGCTTACTAAAGGAGAAATAagaccaacaacttttcatgATGTTCAATAATAGTTTtaagtgaatatataaaaaaaatgttattataaaatatgtgtTACTATCACCTTATATCATTAACTCCTAggtatcaaataaaatttgtgtatatttatcaaaagatgTTATGTGTTGGATGTAAAGAAATGATATTTGTATTGAAGCAATAATAAACCAATGACAACAGAGTTGGGGTAGAACTAGAAAGCATCCCTAGCAAAAGTCAAGGTTGGCCCCTTGCGTCAATCGCCGGCTTCGAAATCGCTGTCAATTATGGGTttgttctcttcttcttcttcttcatgttatgtgtttgattaattaccaaaataaaaaagtttccaAACAATGGCCGAGTACGCTCAAAATTATAAAGTGCTCATCCTCACATGGCTCTCACTAACACTAGTCACTGTAACAGCATCACACTGTGTAATGGCCGTGACGCCCTCAACCCCTCTTCTCTCCTTCCTCGAACGCCTCCAAGAAACAGCCTTCGAAACCTTCGCCCATTCCAACTTCGATCCCAAAACCTACGTGGACATGCCTCTCAAGTCCGCCCTCACGGTTACCGAGGACGCGTTCCAGAAGCTTCCGAGGAACGCCAACGGGTCCGTGCCGGTTGAGGATTTGAAGCGTTTCATAGAAGCCTACTTTGAAGGTGCAGGGGATGATCTGGTGTACCGGGACCCACAGGATTTCGTTCCCGAGCCGGAGGGTTTCTTGCCCAAGGTGAACCACCCTCAGGTTAGGGCCTGGGCCTTGCAGGTCCATTCGCTTTGGAAAAACTTGAGCCGGAAAATATCCGGTGCGGTGAAGGCACAGCCAGACTTACATACGCTGCTCCCTCTCCCTGGTTCGGTTGTCATTCCCGGGTCGCGTTTTCGCGAGGTTTATTACTGGGATTCCTATTGGGTTATTAGGTGGCCTTGACTTTGACCTTGCTTCTGCACTTTGTTATTATTGCTACTTGGCCTGCCACTGCTTACCTGCTTTTGTTTTTTGGCTTCAGGGGCCTGCTGGCCAGTAAAATGCATGACACAGCTAAGGCTATTGTCACCAATCTCATTTCCTTGATAGATAAATATGGCTTTGTTCTTAATGGGGCTAGAGCTTACTACACTAACAGGAGGTACTCCACTCCACTCGTCTTGTGCCTGTTATGCTATGCCATTTGCCAAAACATTCATTTTTATGTCAGAATAATAATACCTCtaactaataatttttcatgttgaacttaaatataaataaatttaacaaattttaattctatttttaatgattcttttttttattcatgataatAAGTTCCAATTAaaggtatttttaaaaataatcttattttttattaaagattaaaaaaattaaatgatgtcaACTAACTTTCTCAATtagtatgaaattaattattcttattataATGAGTTTAGAGGGAGTAGTGTACTAGTAACATGTAACTTTTGtcctataataaataagtattgCCTGACTTTGGTGTTTTTGTGTGCTTATGATTTAGTTGCATGCCCTTTCATACAACGTTATTAATGCCATTTATTGAATTAGACTTTAcgaatatcaatttttttctggttttataatttactaatttttttattttaaaataacttaacgAATTGCTTGATTTCACTCTCGTCATCTTACCTTTGATATCATGCCACATTCTCATTCATATCAGCACTCTGTTCCTTGtgaaataaaactataaaaggaagttattataaataattattgttctTATAAACTGAAATGGTGactataagctttactatgaTTTTATAGCCAGCCTCCCCTTTTAAGCGCCATGATTTATGAGATATACAATAGCACGGGTGACTTGGAATTAGTTAAAAGATCTCTACCTGCCTTACTGAAAGAATATGAATTTTGGAATTCAGGTATTGCACTACAACTTTTGGCCTCAATCACTTTATTAACTGTGGTTGgatgatatttgtatatttattttctagttTGCCTAAGTGGTCAAGTCTAATGGTTTGCCATATATTTTATCTTGTAGATATACATAAACTGACCATTTTGGATGATCAAGGTTGCACTCATACCTTAAATCGTTATTATGCAAAGTGGGACAAACCCAGGCCGGAATCGTCCATAATGGTGTGTGTGGTTTGTTAACTACTGGGGTATTCATGAAATGGCACTTAAACAGTTAAATTATAACTTTGGGTAATTCATCGTGCAATAGGACAAGGCATCTGCTTCCAACTTCTCCAGTGTTTCAGAAAAACAGCAGTTTTACCGTGAACTGGCATCAGCTGCTGAATCAGGATGGGATTTCAGCACCAGATGGATGAGGTACTATTTTGTATACGCTAACATTTTCGACCTcctaaaaagaaagagaaaaaaccaTAAAAGTTAGGCATTGAGATGCTGTTGTGGCAACTCAGTGTTTGTAAGGCTCCCAAGCCTAAGGCTAAGTACTTTCAATCAAATGCTCGCCTTTCTCAAGTTTGATTCTAACACTTTGCCTTCTTTAAGAGTCGACAATACTTACAGTTCAATGAAATCATATCTCTTATGACGCAGAAATCCACCTAATTTCACAACATTGGCTACAACATCTGTAATACCTGTTGATTTGAACGCATTTCTACTCGGGGTATGTCTTAGACTAATGAATAAAAGAAGAACTGAAATCAGTGTCTATAACCTTATCAATTTTGTGATGCCCATTGGTTCAGATGGAACTTAATATTGCCTTATTTGCAAAAGTTACTGGAGATAATAGCACTGCTGAACGGTTCCTGGAAAATTCTGATCTTAGAAAGAAGGCAATGGACTCTATTTTCTGGAATGCAAACAAGAAACAGTGGCTTGATTACTGGCTCAGCAGTACATGTGAGGTATTTCCTGGAGCCCTCTGTATTAATCTACCATAAGATGAGCTGTCTTTGCCTTCTGTACTTCTTATGACGGTCTATTTGATACTTTTAGGAGGTTCATGTTTGGAAAAACGAGCATCAGAATCAAAATGTATTTGCTTCCAATTTTGTTCCTTTGTGGATGAAGCCATTTTACTCAGGTATGCTTGATAGATATGCTATCACATCAACTTTAGTTGCGACTGGCAAGTGAATTTAAGTACACAAGTGGTTGCTGCAAATTGTGGTATCAGTTTAGTATTGAGTTCAAGTGGTTGTTGCAAATTGTGGTATCAGTTTAGTATCGAGTTCAATCCTTGTTGTTGCTAATCAGCAAGCTTGAACTTTATTTACAGGAGGTTGCCTTGAATACACACATTCATGCATAGAGAATCATGAACTTAAGATCAATTTCCCAAGTGTAAACAATTACACCATCCATACTTTGGACTGTGATTTTGTCAGTTTGATTGTTCAATTATAGGTTAACTAGTTGCCTTATTGATCTTGCATGCCAAGTTTTAAAGTAACTGTAGATTATTAAGTACTTAAGTTGAATTGTTGGTCGTTAAAGATATGGATAGATTGCTAAACTAGTTTAGATTAGCATgtgattttatcatttttatgaaaaatgatctAAAAAGCTGTTAAGCAGCGTaacattagtttattttattggtgtatatattaatttaattaaggaAGGAGTCTCTATTGAATGCACACAAAGGATGCTTTAAcaaatttcttcttctaaaatTGTTTTTGATTGGATATCAAACGAGCACCACCAACCAATAACTAAAATTGTTTACCTTTATCTCtgaaacattgaaaaaaaatcctCCTGCATTTTAAGTTGAttattgatgttttatttttatcaagatACTTCGCTTGTGAGTAGTGTTGTTGAAAGTCTCAAAACATCTGGCCTGCTCCGTGATGCTGGAGTTGCAACTTCTTTGACTGATTCAGGGCAACAGTGGTAAGTAATAAGCAAGGTGAGGGAGGGAAAGATAGGTAAAATATTACACTTAATCAGCCTTTGTTAATGACCCTTAAATACTTTCAATAGGGACTTTCCAAATGGGTGGGCGCCGCTTCAACACATGCTAGTGGAAGGACTGCTAAAATCAGGATTGAAAGAAGCAAGGTTATTGGCTGAGGAAATTGCCATCAGATGGGTCACAACCAATTATATTGTTTATAAGAAAACAGGTGTAATGCATGAAAAGTTTGACGTGGAGCATTGTGGAGAATTTGGAGGTGGGGGCGAATATGTACCCCAGGTATGGCTATGCTTCACCATTATTGTTTTTGGTCTAGGGAAACGTTCGAGAAAAATATAAGATGATTTGGGTGACTGGAAGAAATTTGACTTTTACTTTCTTCTCTATGGATTTGTTATTAGGCTTCTTATTTCagagggaaaaaaattaatgttattattagaCTGTATGGAAGAAATTTTCTGTATGGATTTGTTAACTTTTTATTTCAGTGAGAAAAAAGTAAATGACATCTTTGCCATCTGCCTGTTTCACATGTATCTGACTGAACTGTATTGCAATGCAGACTGGTTTTGGCTGGTCAAATGGAGTTGTGTTGGCATTCTTGGAGGAGTTTGGATGGCCTGAAGATCGGAACATAGAATGCTGATGTGCCCAGAGATAGAAAGGTGGAAAAAATTTGGTACGCTGCAAGAATTTATTCATGAAAGCTATTTGCATGAGGGGTTGAAGAAAAGTAGTTAATAAATGCGTCAAAAGCCACTTGTTAAAGCCTATAATGAAAGTTGAGATGATTTGAGTTTATTACTTTATTTGCCATTTGATGTTTTACTTGGAAGTATGTTCAGAAAATTCAACAAAAGTGATGGATGTCATCACATATCAATGCTTTGGCACAAATTGATGCATAATTGGACCATTTGATGTGAGTTGCTTAATATTACTGGCGTCTGACGGGATTAAACACGATCCAAATGTGACACGTATATTGGGCGGCGTTAACACCGTGATACAAGACTGTATTGGGCTTATATTGTTTGTTACACTCACAACTCCCCTCTCTTCACACCTCcctccccccctccccccctcccgtcacctccttttttttctgtgTTGCCAATATGACGGAAATAATGTATTTTGACAAAATCTTATTAAACTAAATATTTTGTCGATGAACATAATGAAAATTGGTTTCTGCTGTATATCTTGACAGTTTTGGTCAATACACTCAACgagaaataaattttcattgaaGGTATTGTTGGAAATAATCTAAGTCCCACATCgactaaaataatttcacattagaatatataagtgaggaaTAACTCTCACCTCTTAAGTTAGCTTTTGAAGTTGAGTTAGGCCTCTCAAATTATTCAGTCTaagagatattttatttatacaaaaaataccaaaaaaagttGTGTGTgggaagattaaaaaaaagggcTTGAGAAAATCATGGGCCTTTTGTTTCGTGCAACTCTCCAATGCCCCATCAAACCTCAAAATTCAAGTGCTTGGCGTTTGACGTAATGAATCTGAAGCCCACAACACAGTTTCTAAAAggtgtaataaataaataaaaataaagatggaATACACTTCAAAAGGTTCGAGAATCTCTTCGTCCATCTATTAGCAAAGTCGTTACTCTGACGAAAAAGATGATCTGGTAATATTTGTGCTATGTTTACAAAACACAAATAAGTTGTCTAGTgatgtatttaatatttagtaGTTGTCAGGACTCAGgtggtattttatattttattgaaaatattttgtacggtttaagtttttatttctctctttcggTGCAACGAAATACAGTTTCAATCTGCAGGAACCAACTGGATTCGTTAATGTATACTATGTCCCACCTGGGCACTAcgctcattttattttattttttttatccaagatATATACTACATGTACCACATCCATGAAATGAAATCTACAATAAGGTTATTTGTTATATCAAATTGCTTTCTTTATAATGTTTCCGTTAACTTTCTCCATTTCGGTTAACGAGTCACAGAACTTAATATTTTGCGTTTCTGGCATGTGTCACCAACCATTCCCCCACGCATCACCctctttactttttcttttttggcatATATTGGTGGAGATTTGCCCAACCTTGCCTTACCAATCAACAAATGTAAGCTATTATTCGGTAATCAATCGAACAATAGATTAtagattattaaattaaaatggtgGATGGATGATTAGTATCACTAAATCATTTTATAGTTTATTTATGTAGATTAAGAAACTAGAAAAGCTTATTCCTAAAACCAAGGACGCGGGTCCTCCAAGATTCTACTCTAACCCATGAAAGAGCGGCAATCATTGAAGAATACTTTCACTCAATAATGAAAACAAGCGAGAAATGTGTTTATGGGGtctttaatatatacaaatagcCACCCTATAATGAGTGAGTGGGAAGTAATTGCCACAAATACAATTTAATATGCGATACATAGTTAATGGATTTTGCTTCTCCTGACTCGAGTCCCACAATTGATTGGTCAAATAAAGATGGCTAGGAATCACTAATGACCCAAAAGCAGTGGATAAACGGGGATGATATATGATTGATGATTGTGGCATATTAAAAAATGCACATAAAATCTAGGGCTCGATAGGATGGGTTGTGTTTATATGCAGGAGACAAATCGAAGAGAAAGCCACTTTTAGGTACAACTAAACAAGTTTTAACTGAGGTAGTATCATCCCTCCTTAATctcattaatcattttttaaccATCATAAACTCCATGGTGTAATGACCAATCATCTACTTGTGTCTAAACAATTCTTTGCCTATTGGCTATAGAATTCTTGAAGATAACTTAGTCATTACCAAATTAATTATCCCTCAGAATTTAAGGATTTTAAGATGATTAATTCTTGATATTACATTATTGCATGCATAGCCTAGTTAATCCTATCATGTATATGATGACCCTTTTTAGCTCACAAATTATTTATGATCCCGAGtcttaaatttgtaaatattgtATTAGCCGAATGCCTTATGTTTTCATTGCACACAATCATCATGATAGGCAAACGTGAATGCATCCTTTGGTGTTGCTGAAATTTATATCCGTAGTCAAATGAGTCTGCAAAAGCGTTGTAGCTTcgattttattcttttgaatgCCTTATATTTTAAGTGAGACGACTATGATTAATGTTACTTATGAActtaattcatttattaaataagtttaacttatagttattttttctttcttcttatgtAGTCTGTTCTGTTTTTCTCCCTGACaatatgttctattttatttaaatgataacGTTAATAATACACACTTTAGCACATTTCTTTTAACATGCTAGCATTTCTcttatttacatatttaatcTCTTTAAAAATTACAGTAGCCTTGTTTATTTAATCTCTTCAATTATCATTAGTTTCTTATTTAGTCTTCCATTATTAGAGTATTTTTAATGGTATTGATATAAGCAActcaatttatgttatcttaattttaaccgatttaattagtttttttttcccatCGGGTATTTCTATTAATAAATTGTTtaactcaaaaatattttatttctttcttctgtATTTGATATAAAGTTAAATAactcatgaaaaataattatttatataaataattcttttaaattttaaacaattcaaaattacatatgaaacactaaaataatatttttttttaaacaacccATTAAACAACTCTATTGTGCATGCTCTTATATCACAAAATCATGACTTTTTTACGCAATTATGTATAATAACATATGATCATATATCCCTGCATGCAAGAAGTACAatgaactaaaatataaataaatttattcaataatattattCCTAAATTCTGTGAACTACTGTTCCTACTTCCTTCGCACTGATCTTTTGCCCGCGCCTTCCCTTTGTTGCTTGAATGGTCACTATTACGGTGTTACCATTTCTGTCACCATCCTCTTCACAAATCACGTATCTGCATTCATCATCTATTTGAGGAGAAAGAATGTTGTGAGTCCAAATCCTGGAGCTTCAGAAAACTAttctt belongs to Glycine soja cultivar W05 chromosome 5, ASM419377v2, whole genome shotgun sequence and includes:
- the LOC114413483 gene encoding trehalase isoform X1; translation: MAEYAQNYKVLILTWLSLTLVTVTASHCVMAVTPSTPLLSFLERLQETAFETFAHSNFDPKTYVDMPLKSALTVTEDAFQKLPRNANGSVPVEDLKRFIEAYFEGAGDDLVYRDPQDFVPEPEGFLPKVNHPQVRAWALQVHSLWKNLSRKISGAVKAQPDLHTLLPLPGSVVIPGSRFREVYYWDSYWVIRGLLASKMHDTAKAIVTNLISLIDKYGFVLNGARAYYTNRSQPPLLSAMIYEIYNSTGDLELVKRSLPALLKEYEFWNSDIHKLTILDDQGCTHTLNRYYAKWDKPRPESSIMDKASASNFSSVSEKQQFYRELASAAESGWDFSTRWMRNPPNFTTLATTSVIPVDLNAFLLGMELNIALFAKVTGDNSTAERFLENSDLRKKAMDSIFWNANKKQWLDYWLSSTCEEVHVWKNEHQNQNVFASNFVPLWMKPFYSDTSLVSSVVESLKTSGLLRDAGVATSLTDSGQQWDFPNGWAPLQHMLVEGLLKSGLKEARLLAEEIAIRWVTTNYIVYKKTGVMHEKFDVEHCGEFGGGGEYVPQTGFGWSNGVVLAFLEEFGWPEDRNIEC
- the LOC114413483 gene encoding trehalase isoform X2, with amino-acid sequence MASHCVMAVTPSTPLLSFLERLQETAFETFAHSNFDPKTYVDMPLKSALTVTEDAFQKLPRNANGSVPVEDLKRFIEAYFEGAGDDLVYRDPQDFVPEPEGFLPKVNHPQVRAWALQVHSLWKNLSRKISGAVKAQPDLHTLLPLPGSVVIPGSRFREVYYWDSYWVIRGLLASKMHDTAKAIVTNLISLIDKYGFVLNGARAYYTNRSQPPLLSAMIYEIYNSTGDLELVKRSLPALLKEYEFWNSDIHKLTILDDQGCTHTLNRYYAKWDKPRPESSIMDKASASNFSSVSEKQQFYRELASAAESGWDFSTRWMRNPPNFTTLATTSVIPVDLNAFLLGMELNIALFAKVTGDNSTAERFLENSDLRKKAMDSIFWNANKKQWLDYWLSSTCEEVHVWKNEHQNQNVFASNFVPLWMKPFYSDTSLVSSVVESLKTSGLLRDAGVATSLTDSGQQWDFPNGWAPLQHMLVEGLLKSGLKEARLLAEEIAIRWVTTNYIVYKKTGVMHEKFDVEHCGEFGGGGEYVPQTGFGWSNGVVLAFLEEFGWPEDRNIEC